From the Drosophila sechellia strain sech25 chromosome X, ASM438219v1, whole genome shotgun sequence genome, the window AGAGGCCGCTAGAGAAAGGCACTTTTATATCCTTTTACGAGCCTACGCTACTCAGGTATTTCTCTCTAATTTAAgagaatctgaatctgaaaaCTTCGATCGTCCCTTTAATGCAACCAATCGGCCAATCGATCGCCCAATTCCAATACCGGAGTCACCTTTACCGCCACCTTCGCCGGAGAGACAACACTCTGAAGGCGAGTCGCAAGCTTCAGATGAGGGATCTTCTTCGGACTCTGACTACTTAATCGATCCAGTTACTGGGTGGCTATCGCGCCGACGAGAAACTTCTTCCGAAAGCGAGGAAGAAAGCGACCACATCCAAAAGGAGTCGTCGTCAGGTGAAAGTGTAGACAAACAGGAAGATAGCGACGACGACGAACAGCAGTCGCCGGCTGAACACACTTTTTCTGATAGACGCGATCATTCGCTAGACAAGCAACATAATAAGCGAAAATCGTCACACCCTGGGAATTCTTATTCGAAGAGACCATTTTTGGACGGTGACGAAGAACAGACACGTTTGCATTTATCGTCTCTGGGAAGTCGCAGACCAGTTCCACATGATACATCAGAATATGAGAATAAAAAACCCATAAAGCGTAAATTGCCTTCTGATAGTACGGACTCTAAAAAATTTAAACCAAACTTGCAAAGTGAGGAAGACATATCTGAGGAAGAACGTGAAGATACGGAAGGCGAATACTCTGACAAAGAAAACTCAGATAGATCAAGAGATACAGATCCAGATTCAGATTCCGAATCAGAAGGAGGCCACGGAGCTTCAAAATCTGAGGAATCTGATCAGGATCCAGCTTCTGAAGGCGAAGCCGATCAAGATCCATCTCCTGAAGGCGGAGCCGATCAAGATCCATCTTCTGAAGGCGGAGCCGATCAAGATCCATCTTCTGAAGGCGGAGCCGATCAAGATTCATCTCCTGAAGGCGGAGCCGATCAAGATTCATCTCCTGAAGGCGGAGCCGATCAAGATCCAGCTCCTGAAGGCGGAGGCTATCGGGATCCAGCTCCTTATTACGACGATAAAACTTTTGATTCTGAGGAGGAGGATTTCAAACCATCTATATTCTCAAAGGAAAGGGAGATCTTGAAATGTTTAACAAATCCTTTAGGGGATGATACATCTAGTTTGAAACTTAGCATACAGCTCTATAAGGTATTTGTAGCTTATAAACTGGAAGACGTATACAGCAGTCTTGATGAGAAGAAGCAACCAGAACAGGACCAGCAACTGAAGCAGCcagagcaacagcagcagccacactTGCAACAGAAACggcaaataaaatatcaaaagTTGCAACTGGTAATCTTCTGGCAACAGGAGCAAATCATTCTACATGAGCATCTAAAACATTTTTCCGAGGAACCACAGTTGCAACAGGAGACTCTCTTCCCACAGGATCAACAGGAGAAACAGTTTCAACAGGAGCAACTCTTGCAACCGTTGCAACAGGAACAACAGTGGCAACAGGAGAAACAGTTGCAACAGGATAAAGTCTTTCTACAGGAGCAACAGTTGCAAGTGGTGCAAGAACTGGAGGAACAGCGAGAACGGAATCGCCACCTCTTTGAGCAACAGAAACAGTTTGTCCAAGAAAAAGTGCGCCAACAGAAGGAGCAGCACCGTTGTCAGCAAAATCAGGTCAACCTCGAACGTAAATTGCGCCAGAAAAGGGAGAAACAGCGATTGGAATTCGAACGAAGCTTGAAGTACCATTGGGAGGACTGTACTCGTCAGTTGCGTTTGCAGCGCGAGCATTATCTGATCAAGCTTAAGCAGCTGGAGAAGCTCAAGCAGCGCTCGTTGAAGGGGAATCTAAAGCACGAGCTGATGCAAAACGATATGGTCAGCATACCGGTGGCCAATATGAACGGCGGCCTTAAGGCGGCCAGCAGCGGTTCCGGAGTTGGTGTAGTGACATCCGGCGGCGTCGTATCCTCGGCGGTGCTGGCCAATGCCCCTCGTGTTTACCTGACGCCCTCCTCCACATTCATGACCAATCGCCAAATGGCGGGTGTGGCGACCACCGGAAGGATGAGCGGACAAGTGGTCGGTGGTTCATCCGGCACAGCCTCAGCCGCCGGTACCGTTCGCTATTTTTCGCAATTCAGCAAAGTGCAAACGGCCGGCGGACCCAGTTTGCAaaggaaactggccaacgggGATACCATTGTGCTGGCAACCGGCAGCAAAAGTATGTTCCTTACTAGCAGCGATAATAAGGCTATTCTGCCGACCGTCGCCAGCAATGGCAATGGTCTGATCACAGCCAAAATGGAGCTATTGGAGGAGGAGGTCATGCAGTCGATAACTGTGattgatgacgatgacgaggaGAAAAAGGAAGTCGCTGAAGACGAGGAGAGCAGCAATAATGCCAAATCAATTGACGTTCAGCAGCCAATGGCTGATAATGAGCCCGAGCTGGACATTGTGATAAACAATGTGGTATGCTCGTTTAGCGTCGGCTGCCACCTGAAGCTGCGCGATATTGCGCTGCAGGGATCGAATGTGGAGTACCGTCGCGAGAACGGAATGGTGACAATGAAGCTCCGCCATCCATACACCACTGCCTCGATTTGGTCGTCGGGGAGGATTACCTGCACTGGTGCCACTTCCGAGTCAATGGTATGCACTAAATCATACAACTTTGTTAGTTTGATGATCTCACGTATTTCTTTAGGCGAAGGTCGCAGCACGCCGCTATGCCAGATGCCTTGGCAAGCTGGGATTTCCCACTCGTTTCCTCAACTTTCGCATTGTCAACGTGCTGGGCACCTGCAGCATGCCGTGGGCCATCAAGATCGTCAACTTCTCGGAGCGCCATCGCGAGAACGCCAGCTACGAGCCCGAGCTGCATCCTGGTGTGACTTACAAGATGCGCGACCCCGATCCAAAGGCCACCCTGAAGATCTTCTCCACCGGCAGCGTAACAGTCACCGGTGAGTACTGTTGTTATCCTCAAACTCTGGTCAGTGTACTAATGgtcttgtttatttatttagcggCTAGCGTAAACCACGTTGAATCGGCTATCCAGCACATATACCCGCTGGTCTTCGATTTCCGCAAGCAGCGTTCGGCGGAGGAGCTGCAGCATCTGCGTCAAAAGCAGCGCCTGCAAGGCGGCGGTGATCCCACTGAACCGGAGAATCAGGTCTTGGCCGACAACAAGACTGCTTCCCTTGATAACATCTTTGTCAACACAACAGCGGCGCACTCTAAACCATCATCGAATGACCAAACATTAGCATCCTCGGTAATATTGTCTAGCACAGTTGATAGTATGCCTCGTCTGAAACAAATTGTCAACTATCACCAGATGATGAAGACTACCCAGGAAGAGCGCCGCCATATATCGATTAATGGGGAGAAAGTCGATCCGGCCTCCACCTCATCGGCGGCAGCAGCTCCAtccacctcctcctcatcATCCTCAACCGGGGATAATATCTGTGCCAATGCCCGTCGCCGGGCCACCGAATGCTGGGCAACCAAGCTGCAGAATAAGCGTCCGCGTTACAATGATCCCGGTACTACGGGCGCAATTAACGCCGCTTCGTCCACAGCATCAGCCGCCACATCTTCGGTAGCCTCCCAGGCGGCACATCTGGGTAATCCTCTCAAGACGGCCGCATTGGCCAATGCTCGTATGGTAGGCGCCAAGGTGACAACATCCACACGCAACAGCATAATCGTGCAGCAGCCGCAACGTATCcacatgcagcagcagcatcaacaggagcagcaacaacagcagttTTCGCCCAGCGAGTTCGATGTGGACGACTtgatcgaggaggaggagaacaACGAATTGGATATGCCCTTCTAAGCTAGCGCTGCCCgtgccaaaatattttaactaaATCAAGGATGAAACACTACAACGCAACACAcgccacactcacacaaatCCCCATGAGCTTCTTTCCGAATTTGTTGGTTATTCGTTCGAGTCATTTTTCAtcacatttatttatgtgtgCTTGCCGCATTTAAACCAAACTCGAGGAAACCCGGACACCGAAGCAAAAAGCACCCACAAAAGCACTTGAATCCAAAGCGAATCACCAGTTCCAGAAATCaccaacgacaacaacaaactaacaaaacaccgcagcaacaacaaaatatcAAGAgccaaatatttaacatataaGGTGAGTGAGTAGTCGTCATTGTTGAATTGTTGATTTGTTGAATAGTTTTCAAAACTGCGCACATTTTCTTTCAGATTTACGTTTAAACTACTTTGTAAGTCAAGCGAGCACACCAGAGATAGCGAATAGATGATTTCGATCCCGACGTATCCCAGAAACCTCAATAACATCTAGATGGTAAGCAGAGAACTTACCACAAGGTAAAGTTAAGTTTAGACTTAAGGAAAATACGAAATCTGTGGATTGCCTGGGGGAGTCGTCGCCACCAATCATCGCGATTGCAATCATTTGTGGAGAATGTAAGAACACCGCCAAAACAAATACTGTAAATCACACATATGCAGAACTAATCACCTGGACAGGAAGAGGACGATAGGAGCAAGGTGCCCGGGCGGATCGGATCTCGCAGCTTCCTATCTTAATATCTGTTTTTTTTGGAAAGCTGAACTCCAATTCAGTTCTGCCCAAGCAAGCAAACTACAATTCTCAAGTAAAAACCCGTggagaggaggaggaggatagCTATCAATTATCTGAAGAACAACTGATTAATTTCTTGTATATTTATagtaatatttttttgttttcgctcTAAGTCCTACATATTAAATACTATACATAAGTGCTGCGTGTGGAGCCAaacaaacgaaacgaaatgcgTTTGAATACGAttgtaataatattattatgcatatatacaacacacacacacaaataccaATATCTGGTCACTTCTAAccaattataaaaaaaactggaaaagcAGCAAGtaattatgtatgttttaATTTGTGCTAGCAGTTTTTGTGTTGCGCAGAAACTCGAATCGAATTAAGAAAAAACTCCTGTAAGatgataacaaaaaaaaaaaaaaaacattgtaATAGGATAGGCCAGAGGAGTCGATTTATGCGCGACTTATCAACAATAAGCTgaaacacatatatatattgtaatgttttttttgtatttcgctTAAGCGTAGATTTACAAACTTGTTCCTGTGTTGTTAAAATCagaaagtaaatattttagttAACTTAACGAAGCATACGcatacacaaacacactcacacacacatattaaACAAAAGCATACGTATACTTATACATAATATTAAGGCATCCAAACAAACAACCAAACAAACGAACGAATCATAAGCAATAATAGAATGTTTTCGTTGTAAAAAGaggtaaaaaattaaaacaaaaactaaagaaaGAAATACTCACGTTaaacataaaataacaaactcTAGATGTTTTGGCGTGCCTTCACCCATAAATAGGAAAACGAAATGAGATACGATAGCCAATTGTACAATCATTGAAGAAATAGTACTTCCAGACCACAACAGAATCCAAAATCTTTGTACATACGCAACCAAAATTGATGTTTTCCAATTAAACGTGAATTGCCCCATTCGTACAAGTTCAATTTTCATTTGTGCTTAAAACATGAAACCAACTTTCATATCGTTCAACTTATGCATAATCAAAATAGCTAAAACGAAAGTGAAAGGGAAATTACATATTATTAGTGAGAAATATCAACATTTCTTTCGCtcgatttatttatacatatttttggtctaaagtttttatttttttgattaatttttttttttttttttgtttttttgatgatttaatttgcataaacaaaATCGAGAAATGAAAATGCCTTTAGGGAACAAATAACTAGCGCGGAAAGGAAAGAGATAGGTTTAAGTATAAAAAGTGAAGGATATTGAACAGATCGGAGCCgaaatgtattttttgtgTATGCGAATATGTGAATAGGTCGACGAAGGCCGAATAACGTGTTACAATTGCAAAATTAACTAGCCACTAAGCTTTAGTCTTAAGTTAGCTGACAAACTGAATACTAAATTGTAAGCAACAATGCATATATAGCGATTAagaatgaaaatgaaacaacaaaaaaaaaaaacaaatcaaatctAATGGAACCTAACGAGAACATAATTGTAATTTAAGTGTAAATAAAATAGTTGTTAGcaaatcacaaaacaaacgaAAGCAAGAAACCAACAATAGTGTAATGTCTTCACGTCTAACTGCCTTCGAAAGATTCAagaataattgaaatttaagcAAGCCCACATTTGAATGCGAAGTAGTATTCTCTTAAAACACGACTGCAAATTGCTTCACTTCAACCTTGTACtttcaacacattttttgttagagcaacaacagcaaccaataaccaacaattaacaattaacaGACGAACGGACAAATTGACAAATGGACAAATGGACAAACGGACAAGCAAACGGACAGACAAACGGACAAATAGATCGAAAAGCCTAAATAAGTGTATTTGGTTTCAAGAACTTTGAAAAAGCAaaacttaatattaatatagtatacagatatatttttgattattatgtatttaatgagaaaaacaatgaaacgataatgataatgatgcaAGTATCGATGATAACTAAGTGAAAACAAATTGAGAAATCAAATAGCATaattctgtttttgttttgccgtAAAGACTGCATTATACCAACAATTAATTATATAcaaacataataaataaataactgaTAAATGGGGCGATTAAGCTTTGCACTAAGCAGAGAACAAAACGGATGGATAAACATTTAAAGGAAGcatacaacaaaacaaaaaaaaaaaaaaacaaaaaaacaagaagaaaacatggaaaataaaaccaagaaacatttatttatatttattagatCCTAAGTGAAGACTACGATTTGCTAGCGGAGATCAAGTCAGGCCAGAGCGGACCTTCAAGGTACCGCATCCAATACGAAAAGCAAGATGAAATTACCTTACCAAAACGTGCTAGCCCTCGAAAATCCGCCATTATCTCCATGGTGATCGATTATTCGGGATGGGGCGAGTCTACAAGAAAGTCTATAATAGGGCGAGAATCGGAGTAATTAGTACACTATATATCGTATGATAAATCAATTACCAACTAACTGGCTAACAAAACCCGTATATCCACTAAGATTTATAGTTTTCCCCCTAATCCCCGAAACTAATTCTAAGTACATAAGTTGCGCAAGCAAAACgctaagaaaaagaaaaccttAAAGTTAGTTATATACACAAAAGAGGATATATGGATGATGAGTGAATGGTGGTAGGTAAGAAGAAAGGATGAGCGATTACTTTGGTTTTGAGATTGTTTGCCGCAGCCTCGCATCTCGAGCAATATATATTTGATGTACCAGGGCTACGGCGAAACTGTGCGGTTTTTGAAAACCTCAGTTTTGGAATAAAAACCAGAACTGGCGATTTCAAGCATCGAGCCTCGTTTGTCTTTCAATATTTACCaaaaatcacacacacacacacagaaagaaCTCATTTAATGTATTTAGTTTAACGTTTAGCCCCTAATTTCGAGGAACGTTAAAGAATGCCTTTCCTGAACTGCAGTCAACACTCAAATAagcgacaaacaaacaaattgagaaaagaaaaaagaaaccaaccaaccaaatgaaagcaaattgtttgaataaaaatcaaattacatAAAACCCAAGcgcatttttattgattcgATGAGGAGGAGCTGCATATATCGAtgggtttttctttttcataaAACCTTGATTATGGAGATACGATACTTAGTAATTCAACGTCGGCTGTAAACAATGCAGGAGCAGCTCCTGGATGGAATGGACCAGGTAGAACACCACTGAGATGGcggtggcgatggcgatgtAGTACAAGTGGTAGACAACCAACTGGTTGCACCGCAGATCCGTGAATGGTTCACGCTGATGGAGAGCAACAGTGACCATCACCAGGAGCACCGATAGCAGGGATCCCTTCAGCATCATCTAGTACAGGGAGTTTTTTAGTATGTGAATGCTTTGATATCCATATTGTTATCTACCACATTGGAGGTGACCAGGCTGATCTCAAAGTTGCCCAGGTACTTGGCCCGGATGAGGAGCGTGGTGGCGAAGGAGTAGAGCAGAGTGAACACCACTGTCCAGCGCAAGTGCGATAGCTCCTGCCGGCTAAGATGCGCTGCATCCGGATTGCCCACGATCAGGGTTCCATGGCAGCGCACGTCCAAATCTTTCTCGGCCTCCAATTGCATGGTCACGTCAACGGAGGCGTCCAGTTCGATGTGAATAATCTGGTTGAGCATGTGCAGCGCCACGAAGCAGGAGATCTGTTTGGGTTTGAATGGCGGAGCAAACTGAGCTGGACAGGATTAGAAACTAGAAACTAGGAACTCACGAAGGCGACAAGGGAAAGTATACCGCAACCGAGTCCCAGGC encodes:
- the LOC6619804 gene encoding uncharacterized protein LOC6619804, with product MWKSLGLGCGILSLVAFISCFVALHMLNQIIHIELDASVDVTMQLEAEKDLDVRCHGTLIVGNPDAAHLSRQELSHLRWTVVFTLLYSFATTLLIRAKYLGNFEISLVTSNVMMLKGSLLSVLLVMVTVALHQREPFTDLRCNQLVVYHLYYIAIATAISVVFYLVHSIQELLLHCLQPTLNY
- the LOC6619803 gene encoding trichohyalin, which encodes NNCSVQREDASPNGAVGEYQVDRDLRNEDLIPEHPVEADEDSDKENQSPNLPPTPRPIGNCEQGTEVGKDEADQFSDEEVEKNETNSSDNESERDARNYRDRLSASNSEDEQLHQEYSTSPSGRTIGNCEQGSEVGEDTLNPDEADQFSDEEVEKNEDNSSGNESERDARNYRSDRLSASNSEEEQLHQEYSTSPRERTTEYAESDLNHGNREYQDSNHAYQDLNREYQLLIREYQLLIREYQYLNGECHDLHYEFQVSNQECQDLNPESYESNQEWLTDFNLEYDYFSRKYQALNCEYQDIDREYQALNHGYQEFNHGNQDSSDEYQDSNHSNQDSNNEYQELNHGNQDSNDEYQDSNHEYQDLNREYQVLNHEYQLLIREYLELNREYQYLDGEYQKLHHEYQVSNQECQDLNPGHQEFNHGNRDSSDEYQELNHGNQDSNDEYQDSNDEYQDLNQEYHGSNYENRVLNHEYQDSNHEYQDFNQEYHDSNHSNQDSNNEYQELNHGNQDSNDEYQDSNHEYQDLNQEYHDSNHVNRVLNHENRVLNHEYQVLNREHQYPESDGGEAARERHFYILLRAYATQVFLSNLRESESENFDRPFNATNRPIDRPIPIPESPLPPPSPERQHSEGESQASDEGSSSDSDYLIDPVTGWLSRRRETSSESEEESDHIQKESSSGESVDKQEDSDDDEQQSPAEHTFSDRRDHSLDKQHNKRKSSHPGNSYSKRPFLDGDEEQTRLHLSSLGSRRPVPHDTSEYENKKPIKRKLPSDSTDSKKFKPNLQSEEDISEEEREDTEGEYSDKENSDRSRDTDPDSDSESEGGHGASKSEESDQDPASEGEADQDPSPEGGADQDPSSEGGADQDPSSEGGADQDSSPEGGADQDSSPEGGADQDPAPEGGGYRDPAPYYDDKTFDSEEEDFKPSIFSKEREILKCLTNPLGDDTSSLKLSIQLYKVFVAYKLEDVYSSLDEKKQPEQDQQLKQPEQQQQPHLQQKRQIKYQKLQLVIFWQQEQIILHEHLKHFSEEPQLQQETLFPQDQQEKQFQQEQLLQPLQQEQQWQQEKQLQQDKVFLQEQQLQVVQELEEQRERNRHLFEQQKQFVQEKVRQQKEQHRCQQNQVNLERKLRQKREKQRLEFERSLKYHWEDCTRQLRLQREHYLIKLKQLEKLKQRSLKGNLKHELMQNDMVSIPVANMNGGLKAASSGSGVGVVTSGGVVSSAVLANAPRVYLTPSSTFMTNRQMAGVATTGRMSGQVVGGSSGTASAAGTVRYFSQFSKVQTAGGPSLQRKLANGDTIVLATGSKSMFLTSSDNKAILPTVASNGNGLITAKMELLEEEVMQSITVIDDDDEEKKEVAEDEESSNNAKSIDVQQPMADNEPELDIVINNVVCSFSVGCHLKLRDIALQGSNVEYRRENGMVTMKLRHPYTTASIWSSGRITCTGATSESMAKVAARRYARCLGKLGFPTRFLNFRIVNVLGTCSMPWAIKIVNFSERHRENASYEPELHPGVTYKMRDPDPKATLKIFSTGSVTVTAASVNHVESAIQHIYPLVFDFRKQRSAEELQHLRQKQRLQGGGDPTEPENQVLADNKTASLDNIFVNTTAAHSKPSSNDQTLASSVILSSTVDSMPRLKQIVNYHQMMKTTQEERRHISINGEKVDPASTSSAAAAPSTSSSSSSTGDNICANARRRATECWATKLQNKRPRYNDPGTTGAINAASSTASAATSSVASQAAHLGNPLKTAALANARMVGAKVTTSTRNSIIVQQPQRIHMQQQHQQEQQQQQFSPSEFDVDDLIEEEENNELDMPF